A window of Candidatus Hydrogenedentota bacterium contains these coding sequences:
- the rpmB gene encoding 50S ribosomal protein L28 codes for MARVCEYSGKRPQVGNRVVRRGKAKREGGIGQNITGISKRRWNPNLQVIRVVDENGRVRRVKVCARYIKAGKFVKAPRGSHAAWKASAGK; via the coding sequence ATGGCTAGGGTATGTGAATATAGTGGGAAGCGCCCACAAGTCGGTAATCGTGTAGTACGCCGCGGTAAAGCCAAACGCGAAGGCGGTATCGGTCAGAACATCACCGGTATTTCCAAACGCCGCTGGAACCCCAATCTTCAAGTAATCCGTGTTGTTGATGAAAATGGCCGCGTGCGCCGCGTCAAGGTTTGTGCGCGCTACATCAAAGCCGGTAAATTTGTGAAAGCGCCCCGCGGCAGTCACGCCGCATGGAAAGCGTCAGCGGGTAAATAA